The Lysobacter panacisoli genome includes a window with the following:
- a CDS encoding 3-hydroxyacyl-CoA dehydrogenase/enoyl-CoA hydratase family protein, producing the protein MPKKLLARRVAVLGAGVMGAQIAAHLTNAGVDTVLFDLPAKEGDPNGVVAKAIANLGKLSPAPLASKSLAERITAANYETGLEQLRDCDLIIEAIAERMDWKQDLYKKIAPFVAEHAILASNTSGLGINKLAEVLPEQLRHRFCGVHFFNPPRYMHLAELIPAKTTDADVLSALETFLTTALGKGVVIAKDTPNFIGNRIGVFSMLAGMHHTEQLGLGFDTVDALTGPAIGRPKSATYRTADVVGLDTMAHVIKTMADTLPDDPWHAYFKAPKWLAALIEKGALGQKTGAGVYTKRGKDILVLDLKAQDYRASAGEPDADIAAILKEKDPAKKFAALRASSNPQAQFLWAIFRDTFHYSAFHLESIADTARDIDFAMRWGYGWSLGPFESWQAAGWKQVAEWIAEDIVAGKAMSSAPLPDWVFDGRDGVHTADGSYSPARKAQVARSSNPVYARQRFPDPLLGEKFSQGRTVYENDGIRMWADEGDDIAVVSFKTKMHTVNDHVLNGLQEAIAIAERDFAGLVIWQPKEPFSAGADLAGALGLLQAGDVKGFEAMVANFQATSQRIKYALVPVVAAVRGLALGGGCEFQMHSAKTVFALESYIGLVEAGVGLLPAGGGLKEFAVRASEAAGPGGDVFAQLKTAFESVAMGKVSTSALEAKELKLARDTDSVVFNAFELLHVAKAQARALAESGYRPPLPARRIQVAGDVGIATFKMMLVNMLEGRFISPHDYEIATRIATVMCGGEVDRGALVDEEWLLKLEREHFVALAQMPKTQERIAHMLKTGKPLRN; encoded by the coding sequence ATGCCTAAGAAACTGCTTGCACGGCGCGTCGCCGTGCTCGGCGCCGGCGTGATGGGCGCGCAGATCGCCGCCCACCTGACCAACGCCGGTGTCGATACCGTGCTGTTCGACCTTCCGGCCAAGGAAGGCGACCCGAACGGCGTGGTCGCCAAGGCCATCGCCAACCTGGGCAAGCTCAGCCCCGCTCCGCTGGCGAGCAAGTCGCTGGCCGAGCGCATCACCGCGGCCAATTACGAGACGGGCCTGGAGCAGCTGCGCGACTGCGACCTGATCATCGAGGCCATCGCCGAGCGGATGGACTGGAAGCAGGACCTGTACAAGAAGATCGCGCCGTTCGTCGCCGAGCACGCGATCCTCGCCAGCAATACCTCCGGCCTGGGCATCAACAAGCTCGCCGAAGTGCTGCCCGAGCAACTGCGCCACCGCTTCTGCGGCGTGCACTTCTTCAACCCGCCGCGCTACATGCACCTGGCCGAGCTGATCCCGGCCAAGACCACCGATGCAGATGTGCTGTCGGCGCTGGAAACCTTCCTCACCACCGCGCTGGGCAAGGGCGTGGTGATCGCCAAGGACACGCCGAACTTCATCGGTAACCGCATCGGCGTGTTCTCGATGCTGGCCGGCATGCACCACACCGAGCAGCTCGGCCTGGGCTTCGACACCGTCGACGCGCTGACCGGCCCGGCGATCGGCCGTCCGAAGTCGGCGACGTACCGCACGGCGGACGTCGTGGGCCTGGACACGATGGCGCACGTCATCAAGACGATGGCCGACACGCTGCCGGACGATCCGTGGCACGCATACTTCAAGGCACCCAAGTGGCTCGCGGCGCTGATCGAGAAGGGCGCGCTGGGCCAGAAGACCGGCGCCGGCGTGTACACCAAGCGCGGCAAGGACATCCTGGTGCTGGACCTGAAGGCGCAGGACTACCGCGCTTCGGCCGGTGAACCCGATGCCGACATCGCCGCGATTCTCAAGGAAAAGGACCCGGCGAAGAAGTTCGCCGCGCTGCGCGCCAGCTCGAATCCGCAGGCGCAGTTCCTGTGGGCGATCTTCCGCGACACGTTCCACTACAGCGCGTTCCATCTGGAATCCATCGCCGACACCGCGCGCGACATCGACTTCGCGATGCGCTGGGGTTACGGCTGGTCGCTGGGCCCGTTCGAAAGCTGGCAGGCCGCCGGCTGGAAGCAGGTCGCCGAGTGGATCGCGGAGGACATCGTCGCCGGCAAGGCGATGAGCAGCGCGCCGCTGCCGGACTGGGTATTCGACGGTCGCGACGGCGTGCACACCGCCGACGGCAGCTACAGCCCCGCGCGCAAGGCGCAGGTGGCGCGTTCGTCCAACCCGGTCTATGCGCGCCAGCGCTTCCCGGATCCGCTGCTCGGCGAGAAGTTCTCGCAGGGCCGTACGGTCTATGAGAACGACGGCATCCGCATGTGGGCCGACGAGGGCGACGACATCGCCGTGGTCAGCTTCAAGACCAAGATGCACACGGTCAACGACCATGTCCTCAACGGTCTGCAGGAAGCCATCGCCATCGCCGAGCGCGACTTCGCCGGCCTGGTGATCTGGCAGCCGAAGGAGCCGTTCTCGGCCGGTGCCGACCTCGCCGGTGCGCTGGGCCTGCTGCAGGCCGGCGACGTGAAGGGCTTCGAGGCGATGGTCGCGAACTTCCAGGCGACCAGCCAGCGCATCAAGTACGCGCTGGTGCCGGTGGTCGCAGCTGTTCGCGGTCTCGCCCTCGGCGGCGGTTGCGAGTTCCAGATGCACTCGGCGAAGACCGTGTTCGCGCTGGAAAGCTACATCGGTCTGGTCGAAGCCGGCGTGGGCCTGCTGCCGGCTGGCGGCGGCCTGAAGGAATTCGCCGTGCGCGCGTCCGAAGCGGCCGGTCCGGGCGGCGACGTGTTCGCGCAGCTCAAGACCGCGTTCGAATCCGTCGCGATGGGCAAGGTGTCCACCTCGGCACTCGAGGCGAAAGAACTCAAGCTCGCCCGCGACACCGACAGCGTCGTCTTCAACGCCTTCGAGCTGCTGCACGTGGCCAAGGCGCAGGCGCGCGCGCTCGCCGAATCCGGCTACCGCCCGCCCCTGCCCGCGCGCCGCATCCAGGTCGCCGGCGATGTCGGCATCGCGACCTTCAAGATGATGCTGGTCAACATGCTGGAAGGTCGCTTCATCTCGCCGCACGACTACGAGATCGCGACCCGCATCGCCACCGTGATGTGCGGTGGCGAAGTCGATCGCGGCGCGCTGGTCGACGAGGAATGGCTGCTCAAGCTCGAGCGCGAACACTTCGTCGCGCTGGCGCAGATGCCCAAGACGCAGGAACGCATCGCGCACATGCTCAAGACCGGCAAGCCGCTGCGCAATTGA
- the pilW gene encoding type IV pilus biogenesis/stability protein PilW: MNVQRRPSSFAATTVLLVAVLTVGACSKMTFIRQDFSRQDYERTSPEVDVSGKGHNRNAAEASKHIQLAQVRMMGGDFASAESEAKKALRLDPKMADAHTVLAATAARRGAPAEAGQHYLRAAELEPGNGALMNNYGAWLCGQGRAAESLEWFDRAVAAPGYGTPAMALSNAGACAARAGQDVRAQRDLRKAVELDPNNAQALGGLAALEFKRGNAFEARAFSERRLAAAPADAAALQLASQIEEKLGDTAAAARYVQRMRAEFPQTRGSGMGDDGTR; encoded by the coding sequence ATGAACGTCCAGCGCCGACCGTCGAGCTTCGCCGCCACGACCGTTCTGCTGGTCGCGGTGCTGACGGTGGGTGCGTGCAGCAAGATGACGTTCATCCGCCAGGATTTCAGCCGGCAGGATTACGAGCGCACCTCGCCTGAGGTCGACGTCAGCGGGAAGGGGCACAATCGCAACGCTGCCGAAGCCAGCAAGCACATCCAGCTTGCGCAGGTGCGGATGATGGGCGGCGACTTCGCCAGCGCGGAAAGCGAAGCGAAGAAGGCGCTGCGCCTCGATCCGAAGATGGCCGACGCGCACACCGTCCTCGCCGCCACCGCCGCACGTCGTGGCGCCCCGGCCGAAGCCGGCCAGCATTACCTCAGGGCCGCCGAGCTCGAACCGGGCAACGGCGCGCTGATGAACAACTACGGCGCCTGGCTGTGCGGGCAGGGCCGCGCGGCCGAGTCACTGGAATGGTTCGACCGGGCCGTGGCCGCGCCCGGTTACGGGACGCCAGCAATGGCGTTGTCCAACGCCGGTGCCTGCGCGGCGCGTGCCGGCCAGGACGTTCGCGCCCAGCGCGACCTGCGCAAGGCGGTCGAACTCGACCCGAACAACGCCCAGGCCCTGGGAGGGCTGGCGGCCCTGGAATTCAAGCGCGGGAATGCCTTCGAGGCCCGTGCCTTCTCGGAGCGCCGCCTGGCGGCTGCCCCAGCGGACGCGGCCGCGTTGCAGCTTGCGTCACAAATCGAAGAAAAACTCGGCGACACGGCA
- a CDS encoding tRNA-binding protein — protein sequence MSGRETIGWADFEKVLICAGTVRRVEEFPQARKPAWKVWVDFGPYGVLKTSAQIRHLYAVEDLVGRQVVGVINFPPKQVGPFVSEFLLTGFPTDDGVVITTIERPVPNGTRLA from the coding sequence ATGAGCGGGCGCGAGACGATCGGTTGGGCCGATTTCGAGAAGGTGCTGATCTGCGCCGGCACGGTGCGGCGCGTCGAAGAGTTCCCGCAGGCGCGCAAGCCGGCGTGGAAAGTATGGGTCGATTTCGGTCCCTACGGCGTGCTCAAGACCAGCGCGCAGATCCGCCATCTGTATGCGGTCGAGGATCTCGTCGGCCGACAGGTCGTCGGCGTCATCAACTTCCCGCCGAAGCAGGTCGGCCCGTTCGTGTCGGAGTTCCTGCTCACCGGCTTCCCGACCGACGACGGCGTGGTGATCACCACCATCGAACGGCCCGTGCCGAACGGAACCCGTCTGGCCTGA
- a CDS encoding acetyl-CoA C-acyltransferase: MTKQVQDAYIVAATRTPVGKAPRGVFRNTRPDEMLAHVLRSVVAQAPGIDVNRIDDAIIGCAMPEGEQGMNVARIGALLAGLPNTIAAQTINRFCSSGLQAVAMAADQIRLGNAELMLAGGTESMSMVPMMGNKVALSPQVFAKDENVAIAYGMGITAEKVAEEWKVSREDQDAFALASHQKAIAAIQAGEFKSEISPYEVISRIPELGGNTIRVKKSLVEIDEGPRPDSSIEGLAKLKPVFRNGQFGGSVTAGNSSQMSDGAAGVLLASEQAIKDYGLTPLARFVSFSVAGVRPEVMGIGPIAAIPKALKQAGLTKDQLDWIELNEAFAAQALAVIRDSGLDPSKVNPLGGAIALGHPLGATGAIRTATIVHGLRRRQQKYGMVTMCIGTGMGAAGIFEAL; encoded by the coding sequence ATGACCAAGCAAGTTCAAGACGCCTACATCGTCGCCGCCACCCGCACTCCGGTCGGCAAGGCGCCGCGCGGCGTGTTCCGCAACACCCGTCCGGACGAGATGCTCGCCCACGTGCTCCGCTCCGTGGTCGCTCAGGCACCGGGCATCGACGTCAACCGCATCGACGACGCGATCATCGGCTGCGCCATGCCCGAGGGCGAGCAAGGCATGAACGTGGCGCGCATCGGCGCGCTGCTGGCAGGCCTGCCCAACACCATCGCCGCGCAGACCATCAACCGCTTCTGCTCTTCGGGTCTGCAGGCCGTCGCGATGGCGGCCGACCAGATCCGCCTGGGCAACGCCGAGCTGATGCTCGCCGGCGGTACCGAGTCGATGTCGATGGTGCCGATGATGGGCAACAAGGTCGCACTCAGCCCGCAGGTGTTCGCCAAGGACGAGAACGTCGCCATTGCCTACGGCATGGGCATCACCGCCGAGAAGGTCGCCGAGGAATGGAAGGTCTCGCGTGAGGACCAGGACGCGTTCGCACTGGCCTCGCACCAGAAGGCCATCGCCGCGATCCAGGCCGGCGAGTTCAAGTCGGAGATCTCGCCGTACGAAGTGATCTCGCGCATTCCGGAGCTGGGCGGCAACACGATCCGGGTGAAGAAGTCGCTGGTCGAAATCGACGAAGGCCCGCGCCCGGATTCGTCGATCGAAGGCCTGGCCAAGCTCAAGCCCGTATTCCGCAACGGCCAGTTCGGCGGCAGCGTCACCGCGGGCAACAGCTCGCAGATGAGCGACGGCGCGGCCGGCGTGCTGCTCGCCTCCGAGCAGGCGATCAAGGACTACGGGCTGACCCCGCTCGCGCGCTTCGTCAGCTTCTCCGTCGCCGGCGTGCGTCCGGAAGTGATGGGCATCGGTCCGATCGCGGCGATCCCGAAGGCGCTCAAGCAGGCCGGCCTCACCAAGGACCAGCTCGACTGGATCGAACTCAACGAAGCCTTCGCCGCGCAGGCGCTGGCGGTGATCCGCGACAGCGGCCTGGATCCGTCCAAGGTCAATCCGCTCGGCGGCGCCATCGCACTCGGCCACCCGCTCGGCGCGACCGGTGCGATCCGCACCGCAACCATCGTGCACGGCCTGCGTCGTCGCCAGCAGAAGTACGGCATGGTGACCATGTGCATCGGCACCGGCATGGGCGCGGCGGGCATCTTCGAAGCGCTCTGA
- a CDS encoding FAD-binding oxidoreductase, giving the protein MADTGANYYTATVPDTGMGSGPLRGSHEARVCVVGGGFAGLNTALGLVERGMRDVVLLESERVGFGASGRNGGFVFGGFSRGEDSLLRELGPQRARRLYAGTTDAVELIRARTDRYAIDCDRTDAGILWANWFRDPTPLRERQQLLAEHYDTHWQWMPQAELRGLVRSDRYHDGLFEPQAFHFHPLKYARGIAAAAMAQGVSIHERSPAVALERDGADWCVRTPDGEVQCEQVVLACGGYLAGLRSEVDAGVLPIATYVMVTEPLGERLDDILGTRAAVYDTRFAFDYYRPLPDTRLLWGGRISVLDRSPAQVERLLCADLMKVFPQLDGVRIDHAWSGLMSYARHQMPQIGRIGDGLWLAQAFGGHGVAPTTFAGECIASAIAEGDTRWREFADYGLVSAMKPAGFVGAQLSYWWAQFKDEWKDRMEQARAA; this is encoded by the coding sequence ATGGCGGATACCGGCGCCAACTACTACACCGCGACCGTGCCCGATACGGGCATGGGGTCCGGGCCTTTGCGTGGATCGCACGAAGCGCGCGTGTGTGTGGTCGGCGGCGGTTTCGCGGGCCTGAACACCGCGTTGGGCCTGGTCGAACGCGGGATGCGGGATGTCGTGCTGCTGGAATCCGAGCGCGTCGGTTTCGGCGCCTCCGGCCGCAACGGCGGCTTCGTGTTCGGCGGATTCTCACGCGGCGAGGACAGCCTGCTGCGCGAACTCGGCCCGCAGCGTGCGCGCCGCTTGTACGCGGGCACGACCGATGCGGTCGAGCTGATCCGCGCACGCACGGATCGCTACGCCATCGACTGCGATCGCACCGACGCCGGCATCCTGTGGGCGAACTGGTTCCGCGATCCGACGCCATTACGCGAACGCCAGCAACTGCTCGCCGAACACTACGACACGCACTGGCAATGGATGCCCCAAGCCGAACTGCGCGGACTCGTGCGCAGCGACCGTTACCACGATGGGCTGTTCGAGCCGCAGGCATTCCATTTCCATCCGTTGAAGTACGCGCGCGGCATCGCCGCGGCGGCGATGGCGCAGGGCGTGTCGATCCACGAGCGCTCGCCTGCCGTGGCCCTGGAGCGCGACGGAGCGGACTGGTGCGTGCGCACGCCGGATGGCGAAGTGCAGTGCGAGCAGGTCGTGCTGGCCTGCGGCGGTTATCTGGCCGGACTGCGCAGCGAGGTCGATGCGGGCGTGCTGCCGATCGCCACCTACGTGATGGTCACGGAGCCGCTGGGCGAACGGCTCGACGATATCCTCGGCACACGCGCGGCGGTCTACGACACGCGCTTCGCCTTCGATTACTACCGGCCTCTGCCCGACACGCGACTGCTGTGGGGCGGCCGCATCTCGGTGCTGGACCGGTCGCCCGCGCAAGTCGAGCGCCTGCTGTGCGCCGACCTGATGAAGGTATTCCCGCAGCTGGACGGCGTGCGGATCGATCACGCATGGTCCGGTCTGATGAGCTATGCGCGCCACCAGATGCCGCAGATCGGTCGCATCGGCGATGGCCTGTGGCTGGCGCAGGCCTTCGGTGGCCACGGCGTCGCGCCGACGACGTTTGCAGGAGAATGCATCGCCAGCGCGATCGCCGAGGGCGACACGCGTTGGCGTGAGTTCGCCGATTACGGGCTGGTGTCGGCGATGAAGCCGGCCGGTTTCGTCGGCGCACAGCTGAGTTACTGGTGGGCGCAGTTCAAGGACGAGTGGAAGGACCGGATGGAGCAGGCGAGGGCAGCATGA
- the galU gene encoding UTP--glucose-1-phosphate uridylyltransferase GalU produces MSARIRKAVFPVAGLGTRFLPATKTVPKEMLPIIDRPLIQYAVDEAIEAGCDTLVFVTNRYKHAVADYFDKAYELEQKLERSGKTEQLELVRNVLPEGVRAVFVTQAEALGLGHAVLCAKAVIGDEPFAVLLPDDLIWNRGPGALKQMADAAEASGASMIAVQDVPHEQTASYGIVATEAFQSRQGRIRAIVEKPKPEVAPSNLAVVGRYVLNPRIFSLLESTKPGAGGEIQLTDAIAALLEEEAVNAYRFQGTRFDCGTHIGLIEATIRYALDHEKLSDSARQLMQNALSELGVEELG; encoded by the coding sequence ATGTCCGCACGTATTCGTAAGGCCGTGTTCCCGGTGGCCGGTCTCGGCACCCGTTTCCTTCCCGCCACGAAGACCGTCCCCAAGGAGATGCTGCCGATCATCGACCGGCCGCTGATCCAGTACGCCGTGGACGAGGCCATCGAGGCCGGGTGCGACACGCTGGTCTTCGTGACGAATCGCTACAAGCATGCGGTCGCGGATTACTTCGACAAGGCGTACGAGCTCGAACAGAAGCTCGAGCGCAGCGGCAAGACCGAACAGCTCGAACTGGTGCGCAACGTGCTGCCCGAAGGCGTGCGTGCGGTGTTCGTGACCCAGGCCGAAGCGCTGGGCCTCGGTCATGCCGTGCTGTGCGCGAAGGCCGTGATCGGTGACGAGCCGTTCGCCGTGCTGCTGCCGGACGACCTGATCTGGAACCGCGGTCCCGGCGCACTCAAGCAGATGGCCGATGCGGCCGAAGCCTCGGGTGCGAGCATGATCGCCGTCCAGGATGTGCCGCACGAACAGACCGCCAGCTACGGCATCGTCGCCACCGAGGCTTTCCAGTCCCGTCAGGGCCGCATCCGCGCCATCGTCGAGAAGCCCAAGCCCGAGGTCGCACCGAGCAACCTGGCCGTGGTCGGTCGTTACGTGCTCAACCCGCGCATTTTCTCGCTGCTTGAATCGACGAAGCCGGGCGCCGGCGGCGAGATCCAACTGACCGACGCCATCGCCGCGCTGCTCGAGGAAGAGGCCGTCAACGCCTACCGATTCCAGGGCACGCGTTTCGACTGCGGCACCCACATCGGTCTCATCGAAGCGACGATCCGCTACGCGCTGGACCACGAGAAGCTCAGCGACTCCGCGCGCCAGCTGATGCAGAACGCGTTGTCCGAACTGGGCGTCGAAGAACTCGGCTGA
- the ndk gene encoding nucleoside-diphosphate kinase — protein MALERTLSIIKPDAVAKNVIGEIYTRFEKAGLKVVASKMKHLSKQEAEGFYAVHRERPFFSALVEFMISGPVMIQALEGEGAVLKNRELMGATNPKDAAPGTIRADFADSIDANAVHGSDSLENAAIEIAYFFPATDVYAR, from the coding sequence ATGGCGCTGGAGCGCACCCTGTCCATCATCAAGCCCGACGCCGTCGCCAAGAACGTCATCGGTGAGATCTACACCCGTTTCGAGAAGGCCGGCCTGAAGGTCGTCGCTTCGAAGATGAAGCACCTGTCGAAGCAGGAAGCCGAAGGTTTCTACGCCGTGCACCGCGAGCGCCCGTTCTTCAGCGCGCTGGTCGAGTTCATGATTTCGGGCCCGGTGATGATCCAGGCGCTCGAAGGCGAGGGCGCGGTTCTGAAGAACCGTGAACTGATGGGCGCCACCAATCCGAAGGACGCCGCGCCGGGCACGATCCGCGCCGACTTCGCCGACAGCATCGACGCCAACGCCGTGCACGGTTCCGACAGCCTGGAGAACGCCGCGATCGAAATCGCGTACTTCTTCCCGGCCACGGACGTCTACGCCCGCTGA
- a CDS encoding TetR/AcrR family transcriptional regulator — translation MAITAHFSTKDRILGAAEELFAQFGFTGTSLRQVTSRADVNIAAVNYHFGSKENLVNEVFRRRMDEMSAQRLGALRTALEQHPGELEPVLAAFVQPALAMAQDRHGGGAFVRVVARAYAEKNDRLRKFLSDHYGHVLREFAKAIAGCMPGLTKEELYWRLDFLAGALTYAMADFGLIKRPAGVTEAAHRERAARELIRFAAAGFKS, via the coding sequence ATGGCCATTACCGCCCACTTCTCCACCAAGGACCGCATCCTCGGCGCCGCCGAGGAACTGTTCGCCCAATTCGGCTTCACCGGCACGTCCCTGCGCCAGGTCACCAGCCGCGCCGACGTCAACATCGCGGCCGTCAATTACCACTTCGGCAGCAAGGAGAACCTCGTCAACGAGGTCTTCCGCCGCCGCATGGACGAGATGAGCGCGCAGCGCCTGGGCGCCCTGCGCACCGCGCTGGAACAGCACCCGGGCGAGCTGGAGCCTGTCCTGGCTGCATTCGTGCAGCCCGCGCTGGCGATGGCCCAGGACCGCCACGGCGGCGGCGCCTTCGTCCGCGTGGTCGCCCGCGCCTACGCCGAGAAGAACGATCGCCTGCGCAAGTTCCTGTCCGACCACTACGGCCACGTGCTGCGCGAGTTCGCCAAGGCCATTGCCGGCTGCATGCCGGGCCTGACCAAGGAAGAGCTGTACTGGCGCCTGGACTTCCTGGCCGGCGCGCTGACCTACGCAATGGCCGATTTCGGCCTGATCAAGCGACCCGCTGGTGTCACCGAGGCGGCGCATCGTGAGCGTGCGGCACGCGAACTGATTCGCTTCGCCGCCGCCGGATTCAAAAGTTGA
- the rlmN gene encoding 23S rRNA (adenine(2503)-C(2))-methyltransferase RlmN — MDTAGKRAVEAKMNLFDLDRASLERFFEETLGEKKFRAHQVMKWIHHRYVTDFADMTDLGKALRAKLEQHAEVRVPQVVFDKASTDGTHKWLLGMDPKNAIETVYIPDKGRGTLCVSSQVGCALNCQFCSTATQGFNRNLSTAEIIGQVWVAARHLGNVPHQQRRLTNVVMMGMGEPLANFDNVVRAMSIMRDDLGYGLANKRVTLSTAGMVPMIDRLALESDVSLAVSLHAPNDELRSELVPLNKKYPIEQLMDACVRYALRKRGTSVTFEYTLMKGVNDQPQHARQLARLMRQFDNAVQMKDAAKVNLIPFNPFPGTRFERPEETAIRAFQKLLNDTGLIAPVRRTRGDDIDAACGQLKGQVMDRTRRQAEFRKHLQSQGLGDEAA; from the coding sequence ATGGACACGGCCGGCAAGCGCGCGGTCGAAGCGAAGATGAACCTCTTCGACCTCGATCGCGCCTCGCTCGAGCGTTTCTTCGAGGAAACGCTCGGCGAGAAGAAGTTCCGCGCGCACCAGGTGATGAAGTGGATCCACCACCGCTACGTCACCGACTTCGCGGACATGACCGACCTGGGCAAGGCACTGCGCGCCAAGCTCGAGCAGCACGCCGAAGTGCGCGTGCCGCAGGTCGTGTTCGACAAGGCTTCCACCGACGGCACGCACAAGTGGCTGCTCGGCATGGACCCGAAGAACGCCATCGAAACCGTGTACATCCCCGACAAGGGACGCGGCACGCTGTGCGTGTCCTCGCAGGTCGGCTGCGCGCTCAACTGCCAGTTCTGCTCGACCGCGACGCAGGGCTTCAACCGCAATCTGTCGACCGCCGAGATCATCGGCCAGGTATGGGTGGCGGCTCGTCATCTCGGCAACGTTCCGCACCAACAGCGCCGCCTCACCAACGTGGTGATGATGGGCATGGGCGAACCGCTGGCGAATTTCGACAACGTCGTGCGCGCCATGAGCATCATGCGCGACGACCTGGGCTACGGCCTGGCCAACAAGCGCGTCACGCTCTCGACCGCCGGCATGGTGCCGATGATCGACCGCCTCGCGCTGGAGAGCGACGTCTCGCTCGCCGTCTCGCTGCACGCACCCAACGATGAGCTGCGCAGCGAACTGGTGCCGCTCAACAAGAAGTATCCGATCGAACAACTGATGGACGCCTGCGTGCGCTATGCACTGCGCAAGCGCGGCACCTCGGTGACGTTCGAGTACACCCTGATGAAGGGTGTCAACGACCAGCCGCAGCACGCGCGCCAGCTTGCGCGCCTCATGCGCCAGTTCGACAACGCCGTGCAGATGAAGGACGCGGCGAAGGTCAACCTGATCCCGTTCAACCCGTTCCCGGGCACGCGCTTCGAGCGCCCCGAGGAAACGGCGATCCGTGCGTTCCAGAAACTGCTCAACGACACCGGCCTGATCGCGCCGGTGCGGCGTACTCGCGGCGACGATATCGACGCCGCCTGCGGCCAGTTGAAAGGGCAGGTCATGGATCGCACGCGCCGCCAGGCGGAATTCCGCAAACACCTGCAATCGCAGGGCCTGGGCGACGAAGCCGCGTGA